A single window of Granulicella sibirica DNA harbors:
- a CDS encoding carboxypeptidase regulatory-like domain-containing protein yields the protein MTSLKPIRAIRNTIGLLVLALLALASAPPALAQTVAPLLGSNCTATLLNHSVQLDDNGTFAIPNIPYNPGQYRAKIICTNSDGTTSGAYTGFASITPNGDFSLDRVDLDSAVPPSATNLVITPATTTLGSKGATSQLFVSAFYADGTYLDVSADPGTTYTLSNPAIAAVSATGLVSAVSAGVVNITVRYDGLVGSTSLNVSANLDSDGDGMPDEWEIAHGLNPFDPSDAALDPDGDGLTNLQEYQLGTDPHVADTDGDGLSDGQEVKLGTNPLVADTDGDGLSDGQEVTLGTNPLSVDTDGDGISDGLEVKLGTNPLVADPTTTVTGRVIGPDGKPVPGASATVLLYFTGTTDLTGLFTIPFVPTDVPGAGTTLTASVIAALSGGSVENGSSNATTSVPSGTTDLGVIQLGVSTGVVTGTIVNPKLKPVPGAIVTISGTGVTLTATADATGTYRVTNLPGGAIMVGALDPTTGLRGQSTGTLPPQSTTPLTVNVTLGGFGTVAGTVANADGSPAATGTTVSLSGSTTASTTTAALGAYAFPFVPLGSFTVQATDTRGNSGSASGFIATTSQTVTANIQFLGNGTVTGLVSDASGNPAPNAAITLMAQNSTQQSLTTTSDASGHYTLSNVFVGSFAVSASLASGNLGGTALGIINQQGQTVTLNITLAAAGTITGRILQADGQTPAASVKVQAGQNAITATSDAQGNYTLNFVPPGKVQLLATDPATGNQGSVNTTSTASTTTTAPNLVLNGLGNVSVTVLDATGTPVPNAQLTLTSDTAFTQQLSGLSSATGTYTFQNVLAGGFTVMATNPVNELAGTSQGTLTVAGNATVTVNLQPAGVISGTVFAADGKTPAPGVEIQLDQSLTTVSASDGTYQFATVPAGTHSIVALDGVGTASSPSATATITTQGQTVTANLILISRGTVNGTVTNIDGTVAVGVAVSAQSLTAGFVRTVSTQTDVSGNYTITGVPTGPISVLAYTPTASAQVNATLPAATPTVTVNLMLAQNQVRTTQTLFDANAMPYDLDQTGEISSGLNSVFAGFGIAGYNQHDETLTLYLDSDGSTHGFSGNVFATSLQNGQELAVEQDGVAGLNVTRRIFVPKAGYMARYLEVLANPTAADITVDVNLTSGYRYTHENRDGYTYNGTPEVNGSSSGDSTFSVTTDPTTTDHWIIEGTDEDTDPFINSDNVPSVAYVFDDGKGPVSLGAGSFVTTSSYGKLSATWQKVRIPAGQTVELMHFVSQEVLRTAATASAQRLVQLPPEALLGLSAADASAIQNFAVPQNLTSTVAALPALTGQVGGTVYAGDTTTPIPAALVSLQSADPIFARTYQYKSDGSGNFQFNTNLDGAGDAIAIPLENFNLSAIHPITKVASPTFNGSLTTAVPGVLQPVNFSNTGQVQGTVRLNATTVVTNGTITFTSPSLTGTVAIPIQADGTYAINGLPAGTYAEVASITGTLLTGLATPLVSVGTTTTQDIMIGTSGAIQGTVRGSDTNHTPLPGITVYLHMGAQTVSTLSNSSGAYSFTDVPGGAYTLQAYDPASNTAATVSVTVSGSATTTQDIVLSSGGSVTVQATAPSGVVLSGLTTTLHVTTSSGVQTFTATTSSTGAATFNNIPVGQLSAEVDAANGYSGTTTGTLGLSGQTVTLNVTLVQSGTISGTILASDGKTPVPNAPVQLYGTLPNQLESLVATTQTDATGHYIFRSVPVGAFTVAAQNTPTGDQGYINGTIATTNQQLTVNVTLDGVGTINVTVVTANGNPDAAVNVTATSSFNTNVGYKGTTSAQGTVTLSNVLAGQVTVNATDPTTQLTGQSTVTLAPNGTQNVNITLQPSGKIAGHIYQADGTTPAAGAGLQIYLYGTSQPAARFTTLADGSYQFLNLPLGEYVINVYDPNQVLRNYAAALILATSGQVITQDISYLAIATVKGTVSNPDGTAAANLGVTLVSQGRLTSTLAGSTDASGNYSITGVPAGAFQVTAQDLSHGLGGTSLGSVTKDGDIVTVNIQLTSNVVSLGQTLTDFNGFPYDVQHDGSIGNGATYPNLVSNNFFNPTYQNAFHLSLFQNGAATDFIGASTAVTSIGGRQLAITQSNLDSLNVTRKIYVPSTGYFARYLEILSNPGTTPVTVDVQVSGQVQSSNGLNAISVTTSSGDASLSSADTTLVTNDDTGSSPYPYSEPALGEAFEGPGAPVAVTPSYQLPSGLSYAVLTYRWNSITIPAGGEVAFLHFATQQTNQGQAAASVARLYQLPPEGLTGLQSDELAAIQNFVIPQGGTSTLPAITVPSSGSVTGHVYAGDNQTLVPGALAVFTGTDLYLGATAFQLADRNGVFDLTSVPVASYTLQGTDPNTSVRSPIVNGTFAQGVSNSSNDIVFSNTGLITGTLNVPTGTAYSQASISLNSTNQTVGTINLTSANTFTFTGLLPGTYTLQLIAVPQYGNSSGSYFFVQQTVTITAGQATPVTVTLPAVGTVSGTFTDARGNPETHDIVQLTDTANTFSRLATTDSSGAFSLPQLPAGTYTLTGTDGTSGLTATATVTVTAGSTTTQNLQLATGATINLTVNYANGQPAPNTLVTIHRSMDAGNVYQAIGVTAADGTLPVTAVPIGAYQLVVYYPGETQYQGGAVSATSSGTVATNGEVIPMTIALPAVSTLTGTITTYSGTAAPSAVAILDYPGNGSAQVPTHSTTTATSSGTYTFPVVLASTSVQLGGQLNSGTYYQSQSTITTAASGQTLTQNIKLPVNTTVVVTVTDTNNNPVPQAYVTLDGTQPTTALYSYYSSLTTGNDGTVTFTNVPDASYSIQVSNSNGSFTGSGIIVVHTTDDGKTLPITVQNGYTGTISGTLLASDGATPAPPATYNVLLLDADTQDYIAQVTSTDGTFSFPNITVGHDGFTIQSQMTQSPTYTYGQPSPVNTTGNFTAQGQNLTANVTLPIPVLTGTIYQSDGSTPATNPNVQVTVPNEGTPVTFFGVSNAQGVYTAAVPAHDQASIIANANGLTTQAQYYIQTGDTIDHQDVILVPSGTVTGTVTDGQNPLFNVQVSVTSSGSTYTLFAQTDASGNYTLSGVATGTLTVVATYYQGCAATVTGTLANQGDTATINPVINTANCNTGPSSQLRPPSPSVPAVTFFADTRPADTRPAGTPPAGQPTLGCHSRRESAFSSAVACSEPLPILRSHPERSEGPPYPPLFSSLSPPATRSSATRPSTTAFGNPLP from the coding sequence ATGACGAGCCTTAAGCCAATCCGCGCGATCCGCAACACCATCGGCCTCCTCGTCCTGGCCCTGCTCGCCCTTGCGTCCGCCCCGCCTGCGCTGGCACAGACAGTCGCTCCCCTGCTCGGCAGCAACTGCACCGCCACCCTCCTCAACCACTCCGTACAACTCGACGACAACGGCACCTTCGCCATCCCCAACATTCCCTACAACCCCGGCCAGTACCGCGCCAAGATCATCTGCACCAACTCTGACGGAACCACCAGTGGCGCCTATACCGGCTTCGCCAGCATCACCCCCAACGGCGACTTCTCCCTCGACCGGGTCGACCTCGACTCCGCTGTTCCCCCCTCCGCAACCAATCTCGTCATCACGCCCGCCACCACCACCCTCGGCTCCAAGGGAGCGACCTCCCAGCTCTTCGTTTCCGCGTTCTACGCCGACGGCACCTACCTCGACGTCAGCGCCGATCCCGGAACCACCTACACCCTCTCGAATCCCGCCATCGCCGCCGTCTCCGCCACCGGCCTCGTCTCCGCCGTCAGCGCCGGAGTCGTCAACATCACCGTCCGCTACGATGGCCTCGTCGGATCCACCTCCCTCAACGTCAGCGCCAACCTCGACTCCGATGGCGACGGCATGCCCGACGAGTGGGAGATCGCCCACGGCCTCAATCCCTTCGATCCCTCCGATGCAGCCCTGGACCCCGACGGCGACGGCCTCACCAACCTCCAGGAGTATCAACTTGGCACCGACCCCCACGTAGCCGACACCGACGGCGATGGCCTCTCCGACGGCCAGGAGGTCAAGCTCGGCACCAACCCTCTCGTAGCCGACACCGATGGCGACGGCCTCTCCGACGGCCAGGAGGTCACCCTCGGCACCAACCCGCTATCCGTAGACACCGACGGCGACGGCATTTCAGACGGCCTCGAAGTCAAACTCGGCACCAACCCCCTCGTCGCCGATCCAACGACGACCGTCACCGGCCGCGTCATCGGCCCCGATGGCAAGCCTGTCCCCGGAGCCTCCGCTACCGTCCTCCTCTACTTCACCGGCACCACCGACCTCACCGGTCTCTTCACCATCCCATTCGTACCCACCGACGTCCCCGGCGCAGGCACCACCCTCACCGCCTCCGTCATCGCCGCCCTCAGCGGAGGCAGCGTCGAAAACGGCTCATCCAACGCCACCACCTCCGTTCCGTCAGGCACCACCGACCTGGGCGTTATCCAGCTAGGCGTCTCCACCGGAGTAGTCACCGGCACCATCGTCAATCCCAAGTTGAAGCCCGTCCCCGGCGCCATCGTCACCATCTCCGGAACCGGCGTAACCCTCACCGCCACCGCCGACGCCACCGGGACCTACCGCGTCACCAACCTGCCCGGCGGAGCCATCATGGTGGGTGCGCTCGATCCCACCACCGGCCTCCGTGGCCAGTCCACCGGAACCCTCCCACCGCAATCGACCACCCCCCTGACGGTCAACGTCACATTAGGCGGCTTCGGTACCGTCGCTGGCACGGTCGCCAACGCCGACGGTTCCCCCGCCGCCACCGGCACCACCGTCTCCCTCTCCGGATCGACCACGGCCAGCACCACCACCGCCGCCCTCGGTGCCTACGCCTTCCCATTCGTCCCTCTCGGCTCTTTCACCGTCCAGGCCACCGACACCCGGGGCAACAGCGGCAGCGCCAGTGGCTTCATCGCCACTACCTCCCAGACCGTCACCGCCAACATCCAGTTCCTCGGCAACGGAACCGTCACCGGCCTCGTCTCCGACGCCTCCGGAAATCCCGCCCCGAACGCCGCCATCACCCTGATGGCCCAGAACTCCACCCAGCAGTCGCTCACCACCACGAGCGACGCCAGCGGCCACTACACCCTCTCGAACGTCTTCGTTGGCTCCTTCGCCGTCTCCGCCTCGCTTGCCAGCGGCAACCTCGGGGGCACCGCTCTCGGCATCATCAACCAGCAGGGCCAGACCGTCACCCTCAACATCACCCTCGCCGCCGCCGGCACCATCACCGGCAGGATCCTCCAGGCCGATGGCCAGACCCCCGCAGCGTCCGTCAAGGTCCAGGCTGGCCAGAACGCCATCACCGCCACCAGCGACGCCCAGGGCAACTACACGTTGAACTTCGTGCCCCCCGGCAAAGTCCAACTCCTCGCCACCGACCCCGCCACCGGCAACCAGGGCTCCGTCAACACCACCTCGACCGCGTCCACCACGACGACCGCCCCGAACCTCGTCCTCAACGGCCTCGGAAACGTCAGCGTCACCGTCCTCGACGCCACCGGCACACCCGTCCCGAACGCGCAACTCACCCTCACAAGCGACACCGCCTTCACCCAGCAACTCTCCGGTCTATCGAGCGCCACCGGAACCTACACCTTCCAGAACGTCCTCGCCGGCGGCTTCACCGTCATGGCCACCAACCCGGTAAACGAACTCGCCGGAACCTCCCAGGGGACCCTCACCGTAGCTGGCAACGCCACCGTCACGGTGAACTTGCAGCCCGCCGGTGTTATCTCCGGAACCGTCTTCGCCGCCGACGGCAAGACTCCAGCACCTGGCGTCGAGATTCAGCTTGACCAGTCCCTCACCACCGTCTCCGCCAGCGACGGAACCTACCAGTTCGCCACCGTTCCCGCCGGGACTCACTCTATAGTCGCCCTCGACGGTGTCGGCACCGCAAGCTCGCCCTCCGCCACCGCGACCATCACCACCCAGGGCCAGACCGTCACGGCGAATCTCATCCTCATCTCTCGCGGCACGGTCAACGGAACCGTCACCAACATCGACGGAACGGTAGCGGTCGGCGTGGCCGTATCGGCCCAAAGCCTCACCGCCGGTTTCGTCCGCACCGTCTCCACCCAGACCGACGTCTCCGGAAACTACACCATCACCGGCGTCCCCACTGGACCCATCTCCGTTCTCGCCTATACCCCAACCGCATCTGCCCAGGTCAACGCCACCCTTCCCGCCGCCACCCCAACCGTCACCGTCAACCTCATGCTTGCGCAGAATCAGGTCCGCACCACCCAGACCCTCTTCGACGCCAACGCCATGCCCTACGACCTTGACCAGACCGGCGAGATCTCGAGCGGCCTCAACTCCGTCTTCGCCGGGTTCGGTATCGCCGGCTATAACCAGCACGACGAGACCCTCACCCTCTACCTCGATAGTGACGGAAGCACCCACGGCTTCAGCGGCAACGTCTTCGCCACCTCGCTCCAAAACGGCCAGGAACTCGCCGTCGAGCAGGATGGCGTCGCCGGACTCAACGTCACCCGCCGGATCTTCGTGCCCAAAGCCGGCTACATGGCCCGCTACCTAGAGGTCCTCGCCAACCCAACCGCCGCCGACATTACCGTGGACGTCAACCTCACCTCCGGCTACCGGTACACCCACGAAAATCGTGATGGCTACACCTACAACGGAACCCCCGAGGTCAACGGCAGCTCCAGCGGCGACAGCACCTTCTCCGTCACCACCGACCCCACCACGACCGATCACTGGATCATCGAAGGCACCGACGAAGACACGGATCCCTTCATCAACTCGGACAACGTTCCCTCCGTGGCCTACGTCTTCGACGACGGCAAAGGCCCCGTCTCGCTCGGCGCAGGATCCTTCGTCACCACAAGCAGCTACGGCAAGCTCAGCGCCACGTGGCAGAAGGTCCGCATCCCCGCCGGGCAAACGGTCGAGCTCATGCACTTCGTCTCCCAGGAAGTTCTGCGCACCGCAGCCACGGCAAGCGCACAGCGTCTGGTCCAGCTTCCCCCGGAAGCCCTGCTTGGTCTCAGCGCGGCTGACGCTTCTGCCATCCAGAACTTCGCCGTCCCCCAGAACCTCACGAGCACCGTAGCTGCTCTTCCAGCCCTCACCGGCCAGGTAGGTGGGACCGTCTACGCCGGTGACACCACCACTCCCATCCCCGCGGCCCTCGTCAGCCTCCAGAGCGCCGACCCGATCTTCGCCCGCACCTATCAGTACAAATCGGATGGCAGCGGCAACTTCCAATTCAACACCAATCTCGACGGGGCCGGCGACGCCATCGCGATCCCGCTCGAGAACTTCAACCTCTCCGCCATACACCCCATCACGAAAGTCGCCTCACCCACCTTCAACGGTTCGCTCACGACCGCTGTCCCCGGCGTCCTCCAGCCGGTCAACTTCTCCAACACCGGTCAGGTTCAGGGCACCGTTCGCCTCAACGCAACCACGGTCGTCACCAACGGCACCATCACCTTCACCAGTCCATCGCTCACCGGAACCGTCGCCATTCCCATCCAGGCCGACGGCACTTACGCCATCAACGGCCTCCCTGCCGGAACCTACGCCGAGGTTGCCAGCATCACCGGAACCCTGCTCACCGGCCTCGCCACACCTCTCGTCAGCGTCGGCACGACCACCACGCAGGACATCATGATCGGCACCTCTGGCGCCATCCAGGGCACCGTCCGCGGCTCTGACACCAACCACACGCCCTTGCCCGGAATAACTGTCTACCTGCACATGGGCGCGCAGACCGTCTCGACGCTTAGCAACAGCAGTGGTGCTTACTCGTTCACCGACGTCCCCGGCGGCGCCTACACCCTCCAGGCCTACGATCCCGCCTCGAACACCGCGGCGACCGTCAGCGTAACCGTCTCCGGCTCCGCCACCACGACGCAGGACATCGTCCTCTCTTCAGGAGGTTCCGTCACCGTCCAGGCCACCGCGCCCTCGGGTGTCGTCCTCAGCGGCCTCACCACTACGCTGCACGTCACAACGTCGAGCGGTGTCCAGACCTTCACCGCCACGACAAGCTCCACCGGAGCTGCCACCTTCAACAACATTCCCGTCGGCCAGCTCAGCGCCGAGGTCGATGCAGCCAACGGGTACAGCGGAACCACCACCGGAACCCTCGGCCTCTCCGGCCAGACGGTCACCCTCAACGTCACGCTCGTCCAGAGCGGAACCATAAGCGGAACTATCCTCGCCTCCGACGGCAAGACCCCGGTACCCAACGCTCCCGTCCAGCTCTACGGCACACTTCCCAATCAGCTCGAAAGCCTCGTCGCCACTACCCAGACCGACGCCACGGGACACTATATCTTCCGCTCCGTCCCCGTAGGTGCCTTCACCGTCGCCGCCCAGAACACGCCAACGGGCGACCAGGGCTATATCAACGGGACCATCGCCACCACGAACCAGCAACTTACCGTCAACGTCACCCTCGACGGAGTCGGCACGATTAACGTCACGGTGGTCACGGCCAACGGCAACCCCGACGCCGCCGTCAACGTCACCGCGACCAGCAGCTTCAACACCAACGTTGGCTATAAGGGCACCACCAGCGCGCAGGGCACTGTAACGCTCAGCAACGTCCTCGCCGGCCAGGTCACCGTCAACGCAACTGATCCCACCACCCAGCTCACCGGTCAGAGCACCGTCACCCTCGCGCCCAACGGAACTCAGAACGTCAACATCACTCTCCAGCCCTCCGGCAAGATCGCAGGCCATATCTATCAGGCTGATGGCACTACCCCCGCCGCCGGGGCTGGTCTGCAGATCTACCTCTACGGCACCAGCCAGCCTGCCGCCCGCTTCACCACCCTCGCCGACGGCTCCTACCAGTTCCTCAATCTCCCGCTCGGGGAGTACGTCATCAACGTCTACGACCCCAACCAGGTCCTCCGCAACTACGCCGCAGCCCTCATCCTCGCAACCTCCGGCCAGGTCATCACCCAGGACATCTCCTATCTCGCGATCGCCACCGTCAAAGGCACCGTCTCCAATCCCGACGGCACCGCCGCCGCCAACCTCGGCGTCACCCTCGTCAGCCAGGGACGACTCACCAGCACCCTCGCTGGAAGCACCGACGCAAGCGGCAACTACTCCATCACCGGCGTCCCCGCCGGAGCCTTCCAGGTCACGGCGCAGGACCTCAGCCACGGCCTCGGTGGCACTTCCCTGGGTTCGGTGACCAAGGATGGCGACATCGTCACCGTCAACATCCAGCTCACCTCGAACGTCGTCTCCCTCGGCCAGACCCTCACCGACTTCAACGGCTTCCCATACGACGTGCAGCACGACGGCTCCATCGGCAATGGTGCCACCTACCCCAATCTCGTCAGCAACAACTTCTTCAACCCGACCTACCAGAACGCCTTCCACCTCTCGCTCTTCCAGAACGGCGCCGCCACGGACTTTATCGGCGCATCGACCGCCGTCACCTCGATTGGTGGACGCCAGCTCGCCATCACGCAGTCGAACCTCGACTCGCTCAACGTCACCCGTAAGATCTACGTGCCCTCCACGGGGTACTTCGCACGCTATCTCGAGATCCTCTCCAATCCCGGCACCACCCCCGTCACGGTCGACGTTCAGGTAAGCGGCCAGGTGCAGTCGTCCAACGGATTGAACGCTATCTCCGTTACCACCTCAAGCGGAGATGCGTCTCTCTCCTCGGCCGACACCACGCTCGTCACCAACGACGACACCGGCTCGAGCCCCTATCCCTACTCGGAGCCCGCCCTCGGCGAGGCTTTCGAAGGCCCCGGAGCTCCCGTCGCCGTCACCCCGTCCTATCAGCTCCCGAGCGGCCTGAGCTATGCCGTCCTTACCTACCGCTGGAACTCCATCACCATCCCCGCCGGCGGCGAGGTCGCCTTCCTCCACTTCGCCACCCAGCAGACCAACCAGGGCCAGGCCGCCGCATCGGTAGCGCGTCTCTACCAGCTCCCACCCGAGGGCCTCACCGGCCTCCAGTCCGACGAGCTGGCCGCCATCCAGAACTTCGTCATCCCCCAGGGTGGTACAAGCACCCTGCCCGCCATCACCGTGCCCAGCTCCGGCAGCGTCACCGGCCACGTCTACGCCGGCGACAACCAGACCCTCGTCCCCGGAGCCCTCGCCGTCTTTACCGGAACCGACCTCTACCTCGGCGCCACCGCCTTCCAGCTCGCCGACAGGAACGGCGTCTTCGATCTCACCTCCGTCCCTGTCGCCAGCTACACCCTCCAGGGCACCGACCCCAACACCTCCGTCCGCTCGCCCATCGTCAACGGCACCTTCGCCCAAGGCGTTTCGAACTCAAGCAACGACATCGTCTTCTCGAATACCGGCCTCATCACTGGCACCCTCAACGTCCCCACCGGAACCGCCTATAGTCAGGCGAGCATCTCGCTCAACTCCACAAACCAGACCGTCGGCACCATCAATCTCACCTCCGCCAACACCTTCACCTTCACCGGCCTCCTTCCCGGCACCTACACCCTCCAACTGATCGCCGTACCGCAATACGGCAACTCCAGCGGAAGCTACTTCTTCGTCCAGCAGACCGTCACCATCACCGCCGGACAGGCCACCCCGGTCACCGTCACCCTGCCCGCCGTCGGAACCGTCTCCGGAACCTTTACCGACGCCAGGGGCAATCCCGAAACCCACGACATCGTTCAGCTCACCGACACCGCCAACACCTTCTCCCGCCTGGCCACGACCGACTCCAGTGGCGCCTTCAGCCTCCCGCAGCTCCCAGCCGGCACCTACACCCTCACCGGCACCGACGGCACAAGTGGCCTCACCGCCACCGCGACGGTCACCGTCACTGCCGGATCCACCACCACTCAGAACCTCCAGCTCGCCACCGGCGCCACTATCAACCTAACCGTCAACTACGCCAACGGCCAGCCCGCGCCGAACACCCTCGTCACCATCCACCGCAGCATGGACGCCGGCAATGTCTACCAGGCCATCGGCGTCACCGCGGCCGACGGAACCCTCCCCGTCACCGCGGTCCCAATCGGCGCCTACCAGCTCGTCGTCTACTATCCCGGCGAGACCCAGTACCAGGGCGGTGCCGTCAGCGCCACATCCAGCGGAACCGTCGCCACCAACGGCGAGGTCATCCCGATGACCATCGCCCTTCCCGCCGTCAGCACCCTTACCGGAACCATCACCACCTACAGCGGAACCGCGGCACCTAGCGCGGTCGCCATCCTTGACTACCCGGGCAACGGCAGCGCTCAGGTCCCCACCCACTCCACGACAACCGCCACCTCTTCCGGAACCTACACCTTCCCCGTCGTCCTCGCGTCCACCTCCGTCCAGCTCGGCGGCCAGCTCAACAGCGGCACCTACTACCAGTCCCAGTCCACCATCACCACCGCAGCCTCCGGCCAGACCCTCACCCAGAACATCAAGCTGCCTGTCAACACCACCGTCGTCGTCACCGTCACCGACACGAATAACAACCCCGTCCCCCAGGCCTACGTCACCCTCGACGGCACCCAGCCCACCACCGCCCTTTACTCCTACTACTCAAGCCTCACCACCGGCAACGACGGCACCGTCACCTTCACCAATGTCCCCGACGCCAGCTACTCCATCCAGGTCTCGAATTCCAATGGGAGCTTCACCGGTTCCGGAATCATCGTCGTCCACACCACCGACGACGGCAAGACCCTCCCCATCACCGTCCAGAACGGCTATACCGGCACCATCTCCGGAACCCTCCTCGCCTCCGACGGAGCCACGCCCGCCCCGCCCGCAACCTACAACGTCCTCCTCCTCGATGCCGACACGCAGGACTACATCGCCCAGGTCACCTCGACCGACGGAACCTTCAGCTTCCCGAACATCACCGTCGGACACGATGGCTTCACCATCCAGTCCCAGATGACCCAGAGCCCCACCTACACCTACGGCCAACCGTCGCCCGTCAACACCACCGGCAACTTCACCGCCCAGGGCCAGAACCTCACCGCCAACGTCACCCTGCCCATTCCCGTCCTCACCGGAACCATCTACCAGAGCGATGGATCCACCCCCGCCACCAACCCCAACGTCCAGGTCACCGTCCCCAACGAGGGCACGCCCGTGACCTTCTTCGGCGTATCCAACGCCCAAGGTGTCTACACCGCCGCCGTCCCCGCGCACGACCAGGCAAGCATCATCGCCAACGCCAACGGACTCACCACCCAGGCCCAGTACTACATCCAGACCGGCGACACCATCGACCACCAGGACGTCATCCTCGTTCCCTCCGGCACTGTCACCGGCACCGTCACCGACGGCCAGAATCCACTCTTCAACGTCCAGGTCAGCGTCACCTCCTCGGGGTCCACGTACACCCTCTTCGCCCAGACCGACGCCTCCGGCAACTACACCCTGTCCGGCGTCGCCACCGGCACCCTCACCGTTGTCGCCACGTACTACCAGGGCTGCGCCGCCACCGTCACCGGTACCCTCGCCAACCAGGGCGATACCGCAACCATCAACCCCGTCATCAATACGGCGAACTGCAACACCGGACCAAGCTCCCAGCTTCGCCCCCCGTCCCCCTCCGTACCCGCCGTCACCTTCTTCGCTGATACGCGCCCCGCTGATACGCGCCCCGCCGGCACACCGCCCGCTGGCCAGCCAACCCTTGGTTGTCATTCCCGAAGGGAATCTGCGTTTTCCTCTGCCGTTGCCTGTTCCGAGCCGTTGCCTATCCTGCGCAGTCATCCGGAGCGAAGCGAAGGCCCCCCATATCCGCCTTTGTTCTCCTCCCTAAGTCCCCCAGCGACAAGGTCCTCAGCGACAAGGCCCTCAACGACAGCATTCGGAAACCCCCTCCCATGA